Proteins encoded within one genomic window of Gigantopelta aegis isolate Gae_Host chromosome 2, Gae_host_genome, whole genome shotgun sequence:
- the LOC121376779 gene encoding zinc finger CCHC domain-containing protein 9-like, with translation MTRFARSSDSNKKTPLDATKWEEMTKKKKFENKEKQKQTKTATPKQEHSGNDAPTTSNDSGNTVKKVKTKSSKTSPMKGDQSDGKKQFSNSSNWKGVKKGGQWTDAKERHIAKVFKKEYSREHRRMKRIQQKQAEKVCYNCRQPGHKMQDCVFLKESTDQGTGICFKCGSTEHSAGECSVKLPPGEYPFAKCFICGEMGHITRQCPDNPRGLYPKGGCCRICSSVDHFMKDCPERLAEQGIASETVGRISEEQSIDAEVSATEKIPKAKKKRPKVVKF, from the exons atgaCTCGATTTGCAAGAAGTTCTGACTCTAACAAGAAGACACCTTTAGATGCCACAAAATGGGAGGAGATGaccaaaaagaagaaatttgaaaataaagaaaaacaaaaacaaacaaaaacagcaacaCCAAAACAAGAACATTCAGGTAACGATGCACCCACAACTTCAAATGATTCAGGGAATACAGTAAAGAAAGTAAAGACTAAATCTTCAAAGACATCTCCCATGAAAGGTGACCAGTCTGACGGTAAAAAGCAATTTTCAAACTCCAGTAACTGGAAGGGTGTTAAGAAAGGTGGACAGTGGACGGATGCTAAGGAAAGACACATTGCGAAAGTCTTCAAGAAAGAATACAGTCGAGAACACCGGCGCATGAAGAGAATCCAACAGAAGCAGGCTGAAAAG gtgTGTTACAACTGCAGACAGCCGGGTCACAAGATGCAGGACTGCGTGTTTTTAAAGGAGTCAACAGATCAAGGGACGGGGATCTGTTTTAAGTGTGGATCAACTGAACACTCTGCTGGGGAATGTTCCGTCAAACTCCCACCAG GTGAATACCCGTTTGCGAAATGTTTCATATGTGGAGAGATGGGCCACATCACAAGACAATGTCCAGACAACCCAAGAGGACTTTATCCAAAAG GAGGCTGTTGTCGGATATGCAGTTCTGTCGACCATTTCATGAAAGACTGTCCAGAGCGACTTGCTGAACAAG GTATTGCAAGTGAAACAGTAGGCAGAATTTCAGAAGAGCAAAGTATAGATGCAGAAGTTTCGGCCACAGAAAAGATTCCCaaagcaaagaaaaaaagacccAAAGTTGTTAAGTTTTGA